CGATGCCGGTGGAGCAGGTGTCTCGGTGGCAGGCCCGCAGCATGATGCACCCCTCGGCGATCATCGCCGCCGTGCCGAAGGAGAACTCGTCGGCACCGAGCAGGGCCGCCATCATCACGTCGCGGCCGGTCATGAAGCCGCCGTCGACCCGGAGGCGGGCCCGGTCCCGCAGGCCGTTCTCCACCAGCGCGGCCTGGGTGTCGGTCAGGCCCAGCTCCCACGGCATGCCGGCGTGCTTGATCGACGACAGAGGCGAGGCACCCGTACCCCCGTTGGCCCCGGAGATGTGGACCACGTCGGCCAGCGCCTTGACCACGCCGGCGGCGATGGTGCCCACGCCGTCGCCGGCGACCAGCTTCACCGACACGTCGGCGTAGCGGTTCACCTGCTTCAGGTCGAAGATGAGCTGGGCCAGGTCCTCGATGGAGTAGATGTCGTGGTGGGGCGGCGGCGAGATCAGGGTGACACCGGGCTGGGTGTGGCGCAGGTTGGCGATCTCCTCGCTCACCTTGTGTCCGGGCAGCTGGCCGCCCTCTCCGGGCTTGGAGCCCTGGGCGATCTTGATCTGGAGCTCGTCGGCATAGGCGCAGTACTCGGGCGTGACGCCGAAGCGGCCGGATGCGATCTGCTTGATCTTGGAGTTCTTGTCGCCGGTGGCCCGGCCCCGGGTACGGAAGCGGAACTGGGCCTCGCCGCCCTCGCCGCAGTTCGACCGCCCGCCGATGAGGTTCATGGCCTCGGCCAGCGTCTCGTGGGCCTCCGCCGACAGCGAGCCGTGGCTCATGGCGCCGGTGGAGAACCGGGTGGCGATGGCGGCGGCCGGCTCGACCTCGGCGATGGGCACCGGGCTGGTGGACGGCACGAACTCGAGCAGGTCGCGCAGCTCGGTTGTGGGCCGCTCGTGCACGAGGGCGCTGAACTGGTCGTAGAGGTCGTCCCGCTCCGCCTTCAACGCCTTCTGCAGCAGGTGGGCGGCGTTCATGTTGTTGAGGGCGGTGACGACGTCGGCGTTGTGTATGTGGTACTCGCCGCCCTTCTTGAGGCTGCGGTAGTACCCCGGGTTGGGGAGGCGGCCGCCGCCTGCGTCGGGCGGCCACGGCACGGCGGCGTGCAGCGCCAGCACGTCGGCGCCTAGGGCGTCCCACCCGATGCCGCCGCAGGTGGAGGGCGTGCCGGTGAAGCACACGTCGACCACCTCCGGCCCGAGTCCCACCGTCTCGAAGATCTGCGCGCCGCGGTACGAGTCGACGGTGCAGATGCCCATCTTCGACATGATCTTGAGCACGCCGTCCTCGGAGGCGGCGTGGAAGCGCTCCTGGGCCTCGGAGCTGTGGAGGTCGCTCTCCTCGGACGTGTCTGCCTCGGCCGCCACCGTGAGCAGGGCCAGGCGGGGGCAGATGGCATCGGCGCCGTAGCCGAGGAGGGTGGCCAGGTAGTGGACGTCGCGGGCGTCGTCCGCCACGACGATGAGACTGGCGGCCGAGCGCAGCCCGGAGGCGATCAGGCGCTGGTGCAGCGCTCCGGTGACCATCAGGCTCGGGAGCGGCGCCCGGTCGGCCGAGACGGCGCCGTTGTCGATGATCAGCAGCTCGGTGCCGGCCCGGATGAGCTCCTCGGCCTGGTCGCAGATCTCGTGGACGCCGTGGCGGAGGCCGGCCGGCCCGGCCGACACCGGGAAGGTGGCGTCGAGGGAGGCCGACGCGAAGTCGGCCTGGTCGGGGGCGGCCAGCTTGGCCACGGTCGACGGGTAGAGGAAGAACGAGTCGAGCTCGATCAGCCGTGTCGCGCTGGACTGCTCGGTGAGCAGCGGCCGGCGGGCGCCGAGGAGGGTGCGCAGGCTCATCACCAGCCGCTCGCGCAGGTGGTCGATGGGCGGGTTGGTCACCTGGGCGAATCGCTGGCGGAGGTAGTGGTGGATCGGGCGGGGGCGGCCGGCCAGATGGGGGAGGGGCGAGTCGTCGCCCATGGAGAAGGTTGGCTCCTTGGCCTCGGTGGCCATGGGCTTGAGCACCATGCGGAGCTCCTCGGTGGTGTACCCGTGGGCCAGGTGGCGCACCGTGATCTCGCCCGTCTCCGGCGGCTCGCCCACCGGGCGGCCCACGCTGACCCTGCGGAGGCCGTCGCTGGCCCACCGGGCGTAGGGCGCCCCGGCGGCCAGGCGCTCCTTGCACTCGCGGTCGAGCAGCACGCCCCGGCTGGGGTCCACGAACAGCATCTGGCCGGGGCCGAGGCGGCCGCGGCGGACCCGCTCGTGACTGCGCAGGTCGACCGCGCCCGCCTCCGAGCAGCACACCACCAGGCCGTCTTCGCAGATGGCGTAGCGCAGCGGTCGGAGGCCGTTGCGGTCGAGGGCGGCACCCACACCGAGGCCGTCGGTGAAGATGAGGCCGGCCGGCCCGTCCCACGGCTCCACCAGGCTGGCGTGGTAGCGGAAGAAGCCCCGCACCTCGGGATCGAGGTCGCGCGCACCCTCCCACGCCTCGGGCACGAGCATGCTCACGGCGTGGCGGATGTCCCGACCGCCCCGTACCAGGAGCTCCACGGCCGAGTCGAGCTGCCCCGAGTCGGAGTCGGCAGGGCTGAGGACGGGATGGAACAGCTCCTCCGGGCCCAAGCCGGCCGCCTCCGTGCCCAGCACGCGGCGGGCGCGCATGCGGTTGACGTTTCCGGCGATGGCGTTGATCTCGCCGTTGTGGCACAGGTTCCGGAACGGCTGGGCCCGCTCCCATGTGGGCAGGGTATTGGTCGAGAACCGCTGGTGGAACACGGCGAACGGCGCCGCGAACTCGGGGTCGGCGAGGTCGAGGTAGAAGCGGCCGAGGAGATCGGCGGCCACGAGCCCCTTGTACGACACGGTGCGGAAGGAGCAGCTGGCGACGTAGGTGCCGGTGGTGGTGGCCTCGATGCGCCGGCGCAGGCGGAAGGCGGCCACCTCCTGGCTGCGCCCGCCTCCGCTGTTGGCGGCGCCGTTCCCGTTGCCGGAGCTCGCGTTGCCGGAACTCCCGTTGGCGGCGCCGACACTTCCCGCCGCCGACGGGCGGAAGGCGAGGATGGCCTGGAGCAGCCGGGGCTGGCTGTCCCGGGCGACCGGACCGAGCTGGTCGGGATCGGTGGGCGGGGTGCGCCAGTCCACCACCTCGATGCCCTCGGCGGCGGCGGCTGCCTCGACGGCCGGCCGGGGATCGTCGCCCCGCACGAACAGCACGGCCACACCGTTCCCCTGGCCGAAGAGGGCCGGAGGGATGGGCAGGAGCAGCCCGGACCCGTCGGACGTGCGCAGGTCCGCTGCCACCGCCCCGCGGTGGATGACGCAGGCCAGGCCGGAGAGGGCCGCTTCGACGATGGCCCGTGACGACCGTCCGTGCATGTCGGCCGTGAAACCGATGCCGCAGGCATCGCGTTCGGAGCGCATGGGGCAAACCTCTGGGTCTCGAGGAGCCGCCGCTCGGGCTGCTCGGGGTGGATCGGCCGGGCCTTCTCCGTTGAAGGTGTTGGGGAGAAGGCGCCGTCGATGGCACCGCCCCGGGTCCTGCAGGCGCGAAGTGTACCTGCCCGCCCCGGCGCCGTCCCGCGCCCTACCGGCGCCGCCTGTGGTCAGTCCCGGGCGGTGCGCCGCGGGGGCCAGGCCACGGTCGTGCCCGTCGGGCGGCGGTTCTCGTCGAGGGCCCAGACCCGGCGCCAGCCGGTGGACTCGGGGCCGGTGAGGGCCGGGGTCGCCCCCGACGCGGCGTTGCGGCGCGCCGCCCAGAAGCCCTCGCCGCGCTCGTCGGCCAGGACGGCGATGGCCCGCTCGATGCGGCCGGCGAGCGCGGCAGCCGACTCGCCCTCGGCGGCCCGCACGGGGCGCCCGAACGTCACCTCGGTGCGGGCCGGGCGCACGCCCTTGCCGCCCTTCTTGAGGATGCGCCGCGTGCCGTGCAGGTGCACCGGCACGACGGGGGCGCCGGT
This portion of the Acidimicrobiales bacterium genome encodes:
- the gltB gene encoding glutamate synthase large subunit; the protein is MRSERDACGIGFTADMHGRSSRAIVEAALSGLACVIHRGAVAADLRTSDGSGLLLPIPPALFGQGNGVAVLFVRGDDPRPAVEAAAAAEGIEVVDWRTPPTDPDQLGPVARDSQPRLLQAILAFRPSAAGSVGAANGSSGNASSGNGNGAANSGGGRSQEVAAFRLRRRIEATTTGTYVASCSFRTVSYKGLVAADLLGRFYLDLADPEFAAPFAVFHQRFSTNTLPTWERAQPFRNLCHNGEINAIAGNVNRMRARRVLGTEAAGLGPEELFHPVLSPADSDSGQLDSAVELLVRGGRDIRHAVSMLVPEAWEGARDLDPEVRGFFRYHASLVEPWDGPAGLIFTDGLGVGAALDRNGLRPLRYAICEDGLVVCCSEAGAVDLRSHERVRRGRLGPGQMLFVDPSRGVLLDRECKERLAAGAPYARWASDGLRRVSVGRPVGEPPETGEITVRHLAHGYTTEELRMVLKPMATEAKEPTFSMGDDSPLPHLAGRPRPIHHYLRQRFAQVTNPPIDHLRERLVMSLRTLLGARRPLLTEQSSATRLIELDSFFLYPSTVAKLAAPDQADFASASLDATFPVSAGPAGLRHGVHEICDQAEELIRAGTELLIIDNGAVSADRAPLPSLMVTGALHQRLIASGLRSAASLIVVADDARDVHYLATLLGYGADAICPRLALLTVAAEADTSEESDLHSSEAQERFHAASEDGVLKIMSKMGICTVDSYRGAQIFETVGLGPEVVDVCFTGTPSTCGGIGWDALGADVLALHAAVPWPPDAGGGRLPNPGYYRSLKKGGEYHIHNADVVTALNNMNAAHLLQKALKAERDDLYDQFSALVHERPTTELRDLLEFVPSTSPVPIAEVEPAAAIATRFSTGAMSHGSLSAEAHETLAEAMNLIGGRSNCGEGGEAQFRFRTRGRATGDKNSKIKQIASGRFGVTPEYCAYADELQIKIAQGSKPGEGGQLPGHKVSEEIANLRHTQPGVTLISPPPHHDIYSIEDLAQLIFDLKQVNRYADVSVKLVAGDGVGTIAAGVVKALADVVHISGANGGTGASPLSSIKHAGMPWELGLTDTQAALVENGLRDRARLRVDGGFMTGRDVMMAALLGADEFSFGTAAMIAEGCIMLRACHRDTCSTGIATQRPNLRAKFAGTPEGVAAYFMFVADEVRRLLAELGFRTLDDAIGRVESLRQRRSGDERADTVDLTPMITPPADRSAPRRFVAGVPLQRPRSVLGDRLESDAFRPIWDADEFDLTYEITNRDRTVGAALGGAIALEWGGRAPSGTAMVHLTGSAGQSLGAFLTAGIEIDLVGEANDYVGKAMGGGRIVIRPPANDAGEPVLAGNTCLYGATGGDVFIAGSAGERFGVRNSGANAVVEGLGDHACEYMTGGTIVVLGPFGYNVGAGMTGGEAFIWDPGARLTTRLNPALVNAARPDAEEVEELRWLVERHFELTGSPRAKALLEDWHTTLEQMWHVAPVGRVPRMEAQGEGRVGTSA